The segment GCCACCGAGCGGGCGCGCGTGCCGAGCACGCGGCTGCGCAACCTGTGACACGACGCTGGCGAAAGCACGGCCGGGTGTATGTGCCGGACGCACGGCGACCGCACCCGAAACTCCGCTCGCACGCGGCCAACCCCTTGCCGGTCCACCTCGAGGGTGATGTTTACCGCGTGTTCTACAGCGGTCGTGATCAGCACAACCGCTCCTCGGTGGGCGCCGTCGACATCAGCGTCTCGACCGGGCGCGTGGAGGCCGAGCACGCCGAGCCGGTGTTCGAGCACGGTCCCGCTGGCAGTTTCTTCGCCGACGGGGTCAGTATTGCCAATTGCTACACGGTGGGCCAGACCCGCTACATGTTGTTCATGGGTTGGCAGGCACCCGCTGACGCGCATTGGCGCGGCGACATCGGACGGCTGTGCCTCGACGCGGACCTCGGCTTGCGGCTCGACTCGGACGCCCCTCTGCTCGGCGTGGACCCGGTCGATCCGATCAGCCTGTCCTACCCGTGGGTCCTGCCGCGCCCAGGCGGTGGATACGACATGTGGTACGGCTCGACCCGCAGTTGGGACGCCGGCAACGGCGAAATGCTGCACACCCTGCACCACGCGCACTCTAAGGATGGCCACCACTGGACGCGCACCGGGCTCGCTGTGCCCTACACGCTGGGCACGGCCCAGGCGTTTTCACGGCCCACGGTGGTGCCGGGCGAGTCAGGTGGCCTGGACATGTGGTTTTCGTACCGCAGCGGTGCAGGTGAAGCCTACCGGATCGGTTACGCCCACAGCGCTGACGGCACCCACTGGGTGCTCGCGCTCGACGAGGCCGGCATCACGGTATCGGACAGCGGATGGGACGCCGAGATGGTTGCCTACCCCTACGTGTTCGACCACGGTGACACACGCCTGATGCTCTACAACGGCAACGGCTACGGCAAGTCGGGTTTCGGTCTGGCGGTGCTCGATGATTGAGGCCCTGCGGCGCGGCGTGCGCGGCCCGGTGTTCCAACAGCTGCTGCGCTACGGCATCGTCGGCGTGCTCACCAATGTTGGCGGCTATGCAGTCTACCTGCTGCTGACCTGGGTCTGGGCGTCGCCGAAGGTGGTCATGACAGGCCTGTATGTTGCTGGCGCCGTGGCTGCATTTTTTGCCAACCGCCGGTTCACTTTCAACAACGACGGACACATCGGTCGAGCAGGGGGACGCTACCTGATTGCCCACGTGTTGGGGTACCTGGTTAACCTGTGCCTGCTGCTGGTGTTTGTCGACAGCCTGGGCTTCCCGCACCAGGCGGTGCAGGCGGTCGCCATCGTCGTGGTGGCGGTGTTTCTGTTCTTTGTGTCACGGTGGTACGTCTTTCAGTCGACACCATCCCAGTCCAACCCGGAGCGAAGATGAAGCGTTGTCTGGCCTGCCACACGGCGTTCGACACCGAGAGCTGGACCTGCCCTTCATGTGGGTTCGCACCGAAGCGCCTGGACGGCTTCCTCGCGCATGCGCCTGCGTTGGCCGAGGGCGGGGGCGGGTTCAAGCCGCACTATTTTGCGAAACTCGCCGAGTTGGAAGCGAAGAACTTCTGGTTCCGCTCGCGCAACGAACTCATCCTCTGGGCGCTCGGTCGCCACGCGCCCGGTGCGCACAGTGTGCTCGAGATCGGCTGCGGCACCGGCTATGTCCTCTCCGGCATGGCGGCGGCGTACCCGCAGCTTGCACTGTGCGGTTCGGAGATCTTCATGTCCGGCATCCCGTTCGCCGCCGAACGCCTGCCGACCGCCGAGCTGATGCAAATGGACGCACGGCAGTTGCCCTTTGTCGACGCCTTTGACGTGGTCGGGGCCTTCGACGTGCTGGAGCACATCGACGAGGATGAGGCGGTGCTGGCCCAGGTCTGGCAGGCGCTCAAACCGGGCGGCTGTGTGATGCTGTCGGTCCCGCAGCACCCGCGGCTCTGGAGCGTGACCGACGACTACGCCTGCCACGTGCGGCGATACCGGCGCGGGGAGTTGGAGGCCAAGGCGGAGCAGGCCGGGTTCACTGTCGAACGCAGCACATCCTTCGTCACCGTGTTGTTGCCCCTGATGGCGGTGTCGCGGGCTCGACTGCGCCACGCCGACGGCGATTTCGACCCCGCCACCGAACTCGAGATCAACCCGGTGATCGACCGCGCGCTCTACGCCTTGCTGGCACTCGAACGCCGGGTGATCGGACTCGGTGTCAATCTGCCGGTCGGCGGGTCGAGGCTGGTCGTGGCCCGGAAACCGGGGTAAACCGGTGAGTGTCCTGTCGGTCACGACCTACAGAGCGGCATTCCTCTGGTACGCGCTGCTCATGGCGGTGTTGTTCGCCGTTTTCGTGCGCGATGTGGTCGCACCGCACCGCCAACAGATCGAAATCGGTGCGCCGGTCACGACAGGCAATCCGCCCATGCTGGAGAACCGCAAGTTCAACGACTACGCGCTGGCGTACGTGCCCGAGGTGGCCGAACACATGCGTGCACCGCGGTCCGGCTGGCTCGCCCTGTGGACCGACGCGACCGAGATGGGCCGGCCGCTGTACCACCTCTCGGCGTTCAGTCCCGCGTACCCGGTTGCCTGGGCGGTCGCGGCACTCACCGACAGTCCGTGGCGCTTTATCACCACGATCACGCTGCTGTTCTGCGCGCTCGGAGGGCTGTTCATCGTGCTCTTTGCGCGCGAGCTCGACGCCGACCCGGCGGCGGCGCTGATTGGCGGCGTCAGCTTTGCCGCGTCGCCCATGCTCATGTACTGGCTGAGTTTTCCCATGTTCACCGCAGTGTGGTGCTGGGCGGCAGGGGCGTTGTGGGGCCTCGCACGCCTGCACAGGCGCGGGGATCTGGTGGCTTGGGCGGCAATCGCCTTCAGCGGCTACAGCGCCCTGATGACCGGCTACCCGCAACCGGTGGTGTTCAAGATCTACCTGCTCGGCGGCTATGCGCTGTGGTTGGCAGCCTCGCTCGCGGCAACCGACGCGCGGTCCGCGGTGCGATTCGCCACGCAGGCCGCGTCGGCCATCCTGGTCGGCGCACTGTTAGCCCTGCCGGTATACCTCGACATCGCCGTGGCTGCGGTGGAGTCGACCCGGCTCCACACCGACACCGAATTCTTCCTCGCCGTGTTACCGACCCTCGAGGGAATGGAAGGGGTGGTTCGAATGTTGTCGCTGACGGTGTTTCCAGAGGTGTTTGGCAACCCGATTTCGTCGCAGTATCCCGCCGACTACAACGGCCATAGCCTGACTGCGCTAGCGGGTGTGTTCATCGTGCTGGCGGTGTTCGCCTCGCTGCGTGACACCTGGGGTTGGTGGCTTGCCGTGCTGGTGTTGTTGGCCCTGGCCTTCATTCACCCGCTGTACGCCTTCGGTGTTGAACACCTCGGTTTTAACCTGTCTCGCAGTACGCCGCTCGGCAGCATCCTGTTGCCGATGACGGTCATCCTCGTGCTGTCGGTCGACGCCGCACTCAGGCGATCAGGCGCGGTCGGGCGTGCGATGGCGGTGTCGGTCGGCCTGATCGGGCTTTGCCTGGTAGTCGCTGTACTCTACGGCCGACACGCGGGTTGGCCAACACGCTGGGGCTTCGTTTTGATCACCTGTGCGGTGCTGGCGGTGCTTGTTCCGTACCGGGGTCAAGTGCACCGCGTGGGTGTGCTGGCGGCACTGATCATGACACTTGTCAGCACGGCCTTTCCGTTGATGATTCGGCAGCGACCCGAGACCATTGCAGTGAACTCGCCGTTCGTGGACGCGGTGCGTGCGGCCTTGCCAGCAGGCAGTCGTTACCTTGTTGCAAGCCCGGAAATGCGATTCATGCCGCCCAACCTGAACGCTGGCCTCGGCTTGCCGTCACTGCACAGCTACAACAGTCTGTCAGCGCGGCGGTACCACACTCACATCGAGGCATTGGGTGGCGGCGTGAGCACCCACGGCCGTTGGAATGGCTTCGTGTCACCCTCGCTAGGCGATTCGGCGCTCTGGATCAGCAACGTCGGCCTCCTGTTGTCAATCGATCCGCTCGACGACCCCGGGCTCGAGCAGATCGGCACGCAAGCGGGTGTGCACTTGCACCGCGTGCGTGATCGCATGGGCGAGGCCATTCAGGTGCGGGTCACCCGGTCCGACCGAGACGGTGCCGGGCTCGCCCTTGGCGACCCGCGCGATCGGGCATGGTGGCCGGTTGAGAAGCACCTAGATCTCGGCGACCGCGTCGCATTCCACGTGAGTACTGACGGCCCGATGGCGTTGGTGTTGAGCCAGAAGTACCACCGGCACTGGCGGGCCAAGGCGCTGACCACCGCAGGCTGGCAAGACGCCGAAACGGTGCCAGTGAATCAAGTCTTTCAAGGGGTGTTGCTTGCGCCGGGAGTCAAAGAGGTACAGCTCGACTTTGTGCCGTATGTGCGCCACGCCTGGATTGCACACGTGTTCTGGTCGCTGCTGCTGTTGGCCGCTGTGCTAAGGTTTTTCGGAGTCCGGCGCGCCGGGACAGGAACGCCATGAGCAAGACACCCGATCGCATCCCTTTCAACTGGCCGCACACGACGGGCAAGGAGCTCAAGCACATTGCCGAGGCCTATGCCAGCGGCATGCTCGCGGGAGACGGTCCGTACACGAAGCAGTGCCACGCCTGGCTGGCGTCTCGCACCGGGACCGCGTCGGCGTTGTTGACGCACTCGTGCACCGCTGCGCTCGAGATGGCTGCGCTGCTGCTGGACATCGAGCCGGGCGACGAGATCATCATGCCGTCCTACACCTTTGTCTCGACGGCCAACGCCTTTGTCTTGCGCGGCGGTGTGCCGGTGTTTGTTGACATCCGGCCCGACACACTCAACCTCGATGAGACGCTGATCGAATCGGCCATCACACCGCGGACGCGCGCCATCGTGCCGGTGCACTACGCCGGTGTGGCCTGTGACATGGACGCGATTCTCGCCATCGCGTCGCGCCACGACCTGCGCGTGGTCGAGGACTCCGCGCAGGGTGTCATGGCGCAGTACAAGGGCAGGGCGCTCGGCAGTCTGGGCGACCTCGGCACCTACAGCTTTCACGAGACCAAGAACGTCATTTCCGGGGAGGGCGGTGCGCTCCTGGTCAACGACGCTGCGCTGGCGACCCGCGCCGAAATCATCCGCGAGAAGGGCACCGACCGCAGTCGCTTCTTCCGCGGCGACGTGGACAAGTACACCTGGCAGGACGTCGGCTCCTCGTTCTTGCCCGGTGAGCTGATCGCCGCGTTTCTCTGGGCGCAACTGTCCGAGGCGGACCGCATCACCGAAGAACGCCTGGTGGCGTGGAACCGCTACCACGCCCTGTTGGCGCCGTTGGAAGCCGAGGGCGTGCTCAGGCGACCGGTCATCCCGGCCGACTGCACGCACAACGCGCACCTGTATTACGTTCTGTTGGCCGCGGAGGTCGACCGCGCACAGGTGCTCAGCGCGCTTCAGGCCCAGCAGATCGGTTCGGTGTTCCACTATGTGCCGTTGCACACCTCGCCGGCCGGCGCGCGCTTCGGCCGTGCACACGGCGAGCTCGCAGTGACGAACCGCGAGTCCGCCCGGCTGATTCGTTTGCCGCTGTGGTCGGGGTTGACGCCGAGCCACCAGGCGCGGGTGGTCGAGGCGTTGACCGCTGCGGCGCGCGTGCCGGCGCGGACGCCTGCGGCCACGTCCTGACACGCGCCGCTCAGCGGTCTCAACGCCGGTCGACTACACTGAAAGCGCACGGTGGACGCGTCTGGCTGCCGGGCGGCGTGTCGCCTGCCGGGACCCGTGCCGTCGGCTGCGCCCACTCCACGCGACCCGTTGACGAGCCGTATGAAGCTTTCCATCGTATCGACCCTGTACTGTTCCGAGCGGTACATCCACGCGTTCTGCGCGCGCGCGAGCGCGGCCGCCGAGCAGCTTGTCGGTGGCGACTACGAAATCGTGTTGGTCAACGACGGTTCGCCCGACAGCAGCCTGGCCGTGGCCACGGCACTGGCACAAGACAACCCGCACCTGGTGGTTGTGGACCTTTCGCGGAATTTCGGTCACCACAAGGCCATGATGGCCGGCTTGGCACACGCCCGTGGTGACAGCGTCTTTCTGCTCGACAGCGACCTCGAGGAAGAGCCGGAATGGCTGCTGAGGTTCAGCGCGCAGCGGGACGCCGAGGCCTGCGACGTCGTGTTCGGTGTGCAGTCACGTCGAAAAGGCAACGCGTTCGAACGGCTCAGTGGCCACTGCTATTACTACGTCTACCGGAAGCTGACGCGGCTGGATCTGCCGCGGGACCTTGTGACTGCGCGGCTGATGTCACGGCGCTACGTCGACGCTCTGCTCAGCCACGAAGAGCGCGAGGTGCTCATTTCCGGCCTCTGGCACATCACCGGTTTCGAACAACGTCCGTGCACAGTGCAGAAGCTCGCCACCAGCGACACCACGTACACGCTGGGCAAGAAGCTCTCGGTTTTTGTCAACTCTGTCACCTCGTTCAGCAACACGCCGTTGATCGCGATCTTCTACGTCGGTGTGTTCATCTTCTTTTTCGCGATGCTGTACACGGCGTACATCGTCGTGCAGTGGCTGTTCATGGCCCGCCCGGTGGACGGTTGGACCTCACTGATCGCGTCGATCTGGTTGCTGGGCGGCATGAAGATCTCCTTCATCGGCGTGGTGGGGATCTACCTCTCGAAAATCTTCTCAGAAACCAAGCGGCGGCCGAACACCATCGTGCGTGCCGTGCACACGTATCCGGCTGCGCTCGGCGCCGGCGGTGATGTCAGGGAGGGCAGCCCATGAGTGTTGAACCGGAAAGCCGATACGGGGTGCTTTTTCAGGACGAAGCCGATTCGGTCGTCGCGGAACATGTCGAATCGGTGCGTCGGCTCGGCTACACGGTGGTCGACGCCGGTCTGGACGAGGCGCAGCGCCAGGCGGTGGCTGACGCCTTCGACGAGACGCACGCCGCGTACGTCGCGCGATGGGGAGAGCAGGCGCTGCGCGAAGCAGGGGAGTTCCACACGATCCGGGCCCCGCTCACCCTGGCCCGATCAGCCTTTCTGCCGCTGGCGACCAACCGGCCGTTGATGGAGGTGTTGCAGCAGCTGATTGTCGGCACCTTCATACTCAACCAGCAAAACGGCATCATCAACCCACCCAACGAGGTCTACAGCCAGCGGCACTGGCACCGGGACCTGCCGTACCA is part of the Pseudomonadota bacterium genome and harbors:
- a CDS encoding phytanoyl-CoA dioxygenase family protein, which gives rise to MSVEPESRYGVLFQDEADSVVAEHVESVRRLGYTVVDAGLDEAQRQAVADAFDETHAAYVARWGEQALREAGEFHTIRAPLTLARSAFLPLATNRPLMEVLQQLIVGTFILNQQNGIINPPNEVYSQRHWHRDLPYQHFVSSTPLALNALYCVDDFTLENGSTSVLPASHQSANFPSDSYVHRHQHQVEAKAGQYILLDCMVFHKGGFNTTQRARRAVNHVYTIPYVKQQVRFADNVDTADLSDDECALLGLTTLEPLSVEAYLRGRGIGT
- a CDS encoding glycosyltransferase family 2 protein, which codes for MKLSIVSTLYCSERYIHAFCARASAAAEQLVGGDYEIVLVNDGSPDSSLAVATALAQDNPHLVVVDLSRNFGHHKAMMAGLAHARGDSVFLLDSDLEEEPEWLLRFSAQRDAEACDVVFGVQSRRKGNAFERLSGHCYYYVYRKLTRLDLPRDLVTARLMSRRYVDALLSHEEREVLISGLWHITGFEQRPCTVQKLATSDTTYTLGKKLSVFVNSVTSFSNTPLIAIFYVGVFIFFFAMLYTAYIVVQWLFMARPVDGWTSLIASIWLLGGMKISFIGVVGIYLSKIFSETKRRPNTIVRAVHTYPAALGAGGDVREGSP
- a CDS encoding GtrA family protein is translated as MIEALRRGVRGPVFQQLLRYGIVGVLTNVGGYAVYLLLTWVWASPKVVMTGLYVAGAVAAFFANRRFTFNNDGHIGRAGGRYLIAHVLGYLVNLCLLLVFVDSLGFPHQAVQAVAIVVVAVFLFFVSRWYVFQSTPSQSNPERR
- the rffA gene encoding dTDP-4-amino-4,6-dideoxygalactose transaminase, with the translated sequence MSKTPDRIPFNWPHTTGKELKHIAEAYASGMLAGDGPYTKQCHAWLASRTGTASALLTHSCTAALEMAALLLDIEPGDEIIMPSYTFVSTANAFVLRGGVPVFVDIRPDTLNLDETLIESAITPRTRAIVPVHYAGVACDMDAILAIASRHDLRVVEDSAQGVMAQYKGRALGSLGDLGTYSFHETKNVISGEGGALLVNDAALATRAEIIREKGTDRSRFFRGDVDKYTWQDVGSSFLPGELIAAFLWAQLSEADRITEERLVAWNRYHALLAPLEAEGVLRRPVIPADCTHNAHLYYVLLAAEVDRAQVLSALQAQQIGSVFHYVPLHTSPAGARFGRAHGELAVTNRESARLIRLPLWSGLTPSHQARVVEALTAAARVPARTPAATS
- a CDS encoding class I SAM-dependent methyltransferase, which encodes MKRCLACHTAFDTESWTCPSCGFAPKRLDGFLAHAPALAEGGGGFKPHYFAKLAELEAKNFWFRSRNELILWALGRHAPGAHSVLEIGCGTGYVLSGMAAAYPQLALCGSEIFMSGIPFAAERLPTAELMQMDARQLPFVDAFDVVGAFDVLEHIDEDEAVLAQVWQALKPGGCVMLSVPQHPRLWSVTDDYACHVRRYRRGELEAKAEQAGFTVERSTSFVTVLLPLMAVSRARLRHADGDFDPATELEINPVIDRALYALLALERRVIGLGVNLPVGGSRLVVARKPG